Proteins encoded in a region of the Chryseobacterium piperi genome:
- a CDS encoding DUF7674 family protein, which yields MMNEPMQTINKKIAVEYLKFFYPTLRGEITQLAVQDNFAGIIQATINYLKNLLQESKITIIAHHISLMEWLYRNGNSYVKDIIENLFVRSFESMKKHSKVQHWDLLYQYMPVRFQEIYSQQQQQDEIFFCKLCKQKQ from the coding sequence ATGATGAACGAACCAATGCAAACTATTAACAAAAAAATAGCTGTAGAGTATTTAAAATTTTTCTATCCCACTCTTAGAGGTGAGATTACCCAATTAGCAGTGCAGGACAATTTTGCAGGAATTATTCAGGCGACCATAAATTATTTAAAAAACCTGCTGCAGGAATCAAAAATCACGATTATTGCCCATCATATCAGCCTGATGGAATGGCTTTACAGAAATGGAAATTCTTATGTGAAAGACATTATTGAAAACCTTTTTGTACGATCATTTGAAAGCATGAAAAAACATTCTAAGGTTCAACATTGGGATCTATTGTACCAATATATGCCTGTAAGATTTCAGGAAATATATTCGCAACAGCAGCAACAGGATGAGATATTCTTTTGTAAGCTTTGTAAACAGAAACAGTAA
- a CDS encoding M60 family metallopeptidase — protein sequence MKNNYFILLFFFLFQLGFAQQYKMPATYVSSLQPAQPGFEAGMANDNNVNTIYHSRYNLSTAMPDQLSFNFSNRVKSINKLIYKPRATGPNGIWTSVKISYSTQSDPGTFTNATGVISFAADNTAKTIDLATVIVSPAVIRVDVLSAQNNFSSCAEMEFYSTEPLDPIQKDCSLSANEFSAYMDIPVLPQVTGSSASSFQPGENIEKSFDGDITTLYHSDWNGTAAIFPVSLVYRFDGQTPINYLKYTPRQDGGANGNFGNVKISYNTASDSNYIDLSTQNFGQANTIRTVAFPSAITPLNIKIEVLDGRNNFASCAEMEFFQTNPNSFNASLYSHIFNDSIFSTLKSTVTQQDIDAITSPFIKGLAQCLFNNTYNKKYRVQTFTAYKTIESINTEYKIANYNGFENPTGIVFEENTTAAVFAKDITSAHPVYLKVRDFATEGSSPEKVYELKNGLNALPITNKGLGYISYYTDDVNAAPISLNVSAGIINGIYKRGTTSAEWIEMQNNDVYSKVDMEGYYTKLVMDKVAVSNFHYYDAQPLIDRYDVITKSERELMGFFKFNKNLKNRQLVYTEFQGGWFAGGLGAHLDLTWGLSNSASATGLDIWGVAHELGHINQVRPGVMWIGTVDVTNNIYSLWSYYNMYTPTGANRFTRLEGEAAGKTVFPQVAGNRFGEFIIQTQVEGKSYADLWRADFVNPVDKHFRTLIPFWQLSLYYQLAGASKNAPTLTFDHDMSDEETANPTTTPVGVDYAHWYASVVDKVLNTNESQLTQGQLVMNFVKNTCDAVQEDLTDFFTSTGFLVPINAVIADYSNAQLTITQSMIDDVKNYVIAKGYAKPVSPVISYLSANSLNAFKNLLPVSGITGVGVQVTTNAQGRFLIVENSKWANAVAFETYDTNNKLMSVSIVGTGDTTLNKTFVDFPSDAEKVYAVGYNGQKILVYPATTLSVVDVKGNNNDFKVYPNPLKNGERLQINIKNSKGNLNAELRNMTGQLLISAKGSLSEINQQMNDKMQSVKTGVYIISVNDGKAKYESKIIKE from the coding sequence ATGAAAAACAATTACTTTATTCTACTATTTTTTTTCTTATTCCAGTTGGGTTTTGCCCAGCAATATAAGATGCCCGCTACCTATGTTAGCTCATTACAGCCTGCTCAGCCGGGTTTTGAAGCGGGAATGGCTAATGATAATAATGTGAATACTATTTATCATTCCCGTTATAACTTAAGCACAGCAATGCCTGATCAGCTGAGCTTCAATTTTTCGAATCGGGTAAAAAGTATCAATAAATTAATCTATAAGCCAAGGGCAACGGGGCCCAATGGAATCTGGACAAGTGTGAAAATTTCATACTCTACACAGTCTGATCCGGGGACTTTCACAAATGCTACAGGAGTGATCTCTTTTGCGGCCGATAATACTGCTAAAACAATAGACCTGGCAACCGTCATTGTTAGTCCTGCAGTGATTAGGGTTGATGTTTTAAGTGCTCAGAATAATTTTTCAAGCTGCGCTGAGATGGAATTCTATTCTACGGAACCACTGGATCCTATTCAGAAAGATTGCTCACTTTCTGCTAATGAATTTTCAGCGTATATGGATATTCCTGTTCTGCCCCAGGTAACGGGATCTTCAGCCTCCAGTTTTCAGCCGGGAGAAAATATTGAAAAATCTTTTGATGGAGATATTACCACGCTTTATCATTCAGACTGGAACGGAACTGCAGCAATTTTTCCTGTTTCGTTAGTTTATAGATTTGACGGACAGACTCCAATAAATTATCTAAAATATACCCCAAGACAGGATGGGGGAGCAAATGGAAATTTCGGGAATGTAAAAATTAGTTATAATACCGCTTCCGATTCCAATTATATTGATCTTTCCACCCAAAATTTTGGACAGGCTAATACGATAAGAACAGTAGCTTTCCCTTCAGCGATTACCCCTTTAAATATAAAGATTGAAGTGCTTGACGGAAGAAATAATTTTGCAAGTTGTGCTGAAATGGAATTTTTTCAGACCAATCCAAACAGTTTTAATGCCTCTCTTTATTCTCATATATTTAATGATAGTATTTTTAGTACACTAAAATCTACTGTAACCCAGCAGGATATTGATGCTATTACATCGCCATTTATCAAAGGATTGGCTCAGTGTCTGTTCAATAATACCTATAATAAAAAATATAGAGTACAGACGTTTACAGCCTATAAAACTATTGAATCTATTAATACGGAGTATAAAATTGCAAATTACAATGGCTTTGAGAATCCTACTGGAATTGTTTTTGAGGAAAATACGACGGCTGCTGTTTTTGCAAAAGATATAACAAGTGCACATCCGGTTTACCTGAAAGTAAGAGATTTTGCCACTGAAGGATCTTCTCCTGAAAAAGTTTATGAACTGAAAAATGGATTGAATGCTCTTCCTATAACCAATAAAGGCTTAGGGTATATTTCATATTATACCGATGACGTTAATGCTGCTCCGATCTCTTTAAATGTTTCGGCGGGTATTATAAACGGGATATACAAAAGGGGAACGACCTCAGCAGAATGGATAGAAATGCAGAATAATGACGTGTATTCAAAAGTTGATATGGAAGGCTATTATACGAAATTGGTGATGGATAAGGTTGCGGTAAGTAACTTTCATTATTACGATGCACAGCCATTGATTGATCGATATGATGTCATTACAAAGTCAGAAAGAGAATTGATGGGATTTTTTAAATTTAATAAGAATTTAAAGAACAGACAGTTGGTGTACACGGAATTTCAAGGAGGATGGTTTGCCGGAGGTTTAGGTGCTCATTTAGATCTTACTTGGGGACTTTCAAATTCGGCTTCTGCAACGGGGCTTGATATCTGGGGTGTTGCTCATGAACTGGGACATATTAACCAGGTAAGACCAGGGGTCATGTGGATTGGAACAGTAGATGTAACTAATAATATTTATTCTTTATGGTCTTATTATAATATGTATACACCAACAGGTGCTAATAGATTTACAAGACTTGAAGGTGAGGCTGCAGGTAAAACTGTATTTCCTCAGGTTGCTGGAAATAGATTTGGAGAATTTATCATTCAGACACAGGTTGAAGGGAAAAGTTATGCAGATTTATGGAGAGCGGATTTTGTGAACCCTGTAGATAAACATTTTAGAACATTAATCCCATTCTGGCAGTTGAGCTTATATTATCAATTGGCAGGGGCTTCTAAAAATGCACCAACTCTTACTTTTGATCATGATATGTCTGATGAAGAAACAGCAAATCCAACAACTACTCCGGTAGGAGTAGATTATGCCCATTGGTATGCCAGTGTTGTAGATAAGGTTTTGAATACAAATGAATCACAGCTGACCCAGGGACAATTGGTCATGAATTTTGTGAAAAATACATGTGATGCAGTACAGGAAGATCTTACTGATTTCTTTACCAGTACGGGTTTCTTGGTGCCTATTAATGCTGTGATTGCAGATTACTCCAATGCACAACTTACCATTACGCAAAGCATGATTGATGACGTTAAAAATTATGTAATAGCTAAAGGATATGCTAAACCAGTATCTCCTGTAATTAGCTATCTTTCGGCAAATAGCCTGAATGCTTTTAAAAATCTTCTGCCTGTTTCGGGAATAACTGGAGTAGGAGTTCAGGTTACAACCAATGCTCAGGGTCGATTTTTAATAGTTGAAAATTCTAAGTGGGCCAATGCGGTGGCTTTTGAAACATATGATACGAATAACAAATTGATGAGTGTTTCTATTGTGGGTACCGGAGATACGACGTTGAATAAAACCTTTGTAGATTTTCCATCGGATGCTGAAAAGGTATATGCAGTAGGATATAACGGGCAGAAAATTCTTGTTTATCCGGCAACAACTTTATCCGTTGTAGATGTGAAAGGTAATAATAATGATTTTAAAGTTTATCCTAATCCTTTAAAAAATGGAGAGAGATTACAGATTAATATTAAAAATTCAAAAGGAAATCTAAATGCAGAGTTGCGTAATATGACGGGGCAATTGCTTATTTCTGCAAAAGGTTCATTATCTGAAATCAATCAACAGATGAATGATAAGATGCAGAGTGTGAAAACAGGAGTCTATATAATTTCAGTAAATGATGGAAAGGCTAAATATGAGTCTAAGATTATAAAAGAATAA
- a CDS encoding fumarate reductase/succinate dehydrogenase flavoprotein subunit encodes MMLDSKIPQGPLEQKWSNYKKTAKLVNPANRKKLDVIVVGTGLAGSSIAASLGEMGYNVKSFCFQDSPRRAHSVAAQGGVNAAKNYKNDGDSVYRMFVDTLKGGDFRARESNVYRMAECSLNLIDQAVAQGVPFGREYGGYLNNRSFGGVQVSRTFYARGQTGQQLLLGAYQALMRQVSKKTVELFSRHEMLDLVMIDGKARGIIVRNLDTGEIERHAAHAVILATGGYGKIYYLSTLAMGCNGSAIWRAHKKGALMASPSWIQVHPTSLPQSGDYQSKLTLMSESLRNDGRIWVPLKENETRTPNDIPENERDYYLERRYPAFGNLAPRDISSRAAKERIDAGFGIGPLKNAVYLDFSKAIKEQGKEKIQEKYGNLFDMYLKITGYNAYKEPMMISPSAHFSMGGLWVDYELMTTIPGLFALGEANFADHGANRLGANSLLQASVDGYFIAPYTIANYLSGEIHTGKISTDHPEFEKAENAVKQQIIGLINIQGTKTVDYYHKILGKLLYDYCGLARNEEGLKYAIKEIRLLKEEFYKNVRVSGDKDHMNTELEKAGRVADYFEIGELMCYDALTRNESCGAHFREEYQTPDGEALRNDSEFQFISAWAWTGENNEPELIKEPLVFEEIQPTVRSYK; translated from the coding sequence ATGATGCTAGATTCTAAAATACCTCAAGGGCCGTTAGAACAAAAATGGTCTAATTATAAAAAAACAGCAAAACTCGTTAACCCGGCCAACCGTAAAAAACTAGACGTTATCGTGGTTGGAACCGGATTAGCCGGGAGCTCAATTGCTGCCTCTTTAGGAGAAATGGGCTATAATGTCAAATCTTTCTGTTTTCAGGACAGCCCGAGAAGGGCACATTCAGTTGCTGCCCAAGGCGGTGTTAATGCTGCTAAGAATTATAAAAATGATGGTGACAGCGTATACAGAATGTTCGTAGACACTTTAAAAGGAGGTGATTTCCGGGCTCGTGAATCCAATGTATACCGAATGGCAGAATGTTCTTTAAACCTCATCGATCAGGCTGTAGCACAAGGAGTGCCTTTCGGAAGAGAGTATGGAGGTTACCTCAACAACCGTTCTTTTGGTGGTGTTCAGGTGAGCCGGACTTTTTACGCAAGAGGACAAACCGGACAACAGCTGCTTTTGGGAGCATATCAGGCTTTAATGAGACAGGTTAGTAAAAAAACCGTGGAACTTTTTTCAAGGCATGAAATGCTCGACCTGGTAATGATTGATGGTAAAGCCAGAGGAATCATCGTAAGAAATCTGGATACCGGAGAAATTGAACGACATGCCGCTCATGCTGTTATTTTAGCAACAGGTGGATATGGTAAGATTTATTATTTGTCAACCCTGGCAATGGGATGCAATGGTTCTGCGATCTGGAGAGCACATAAAAAAGGAGCTCTCATGGCTTCTCCAAGCTGGATTCAGGTACACCCTACTTCATTACCACAATCAGGAGATTACCAGTCCAAGCTAACGCTTATGTCGGAATCTCTTCGCAATGACGGGAGAATATGGGTTCCATTGAAAGAAAATGAAACCAGGACTCCTAACGACATTCCCGAAAATGAAAGAGATTATTACCTGGAAAGAAGATACCCAGCTTTTGGAAATCTAGCACCCAGAGATATTTCTTCCCGGGCAGCCAAGGAAAGAATTGATGCCGGATTTGGCATAGGTCCTTTAAAAAATGCAGTATATCTGGATTTTTCCAAAGCTATAAAAGAACAGGGAAAAGAAAAGATCCAGGAAAAATATGGAAATCTATTTGACATGTATCTTAAAATTACAGGATACAATGCCTACAAAGAACCTATGATGATCTCTCCTTCAGCACATTTTTCAATGGGTGGCCTATGGGTCGATTATGAGCTGATGACAACAATTCCGGGATTATTTGCTCTGGGGGAAGCTAATTTTGCAGATCATGGAGCCAACAGACTAGGAGCCAATTCCCTGCTTCAAGCTTCTGTTGACGGGTACTTCATTGCTCCCTACACCATTGCCAATTATCTTTCCGGTGAAATTCATACCGGTAAAATTTCCACAGATCATCCTGAGTTTGAAAAGGCTGAAAATGCCGTTAAGCAACAGATCATAGGTTTAATCAACATTCAGGGAACGAAAACAGTCGACTATTATCATAAGATATTAGGAAAACTACTGTATGATTATTGTGGACTGGCAAGAAATGAAGAAGGATTGAAATATGCCATTAAAGAAATACGCCTGTTAAAAGAAGAGTTTTACAAAAATGTTCGGGTTTCAGGAGATAAAGATCATATGAATACCGAACTCGAAAAAGCGGGCCGTGTAGCCGATTATTTTGAAATTGGAGAACTGATGTGCTATGATGCTTTAACCAGAAATGAATCCTGTGGTGCTCACTTCCGTGAAGAATATCAGACTCCAGACGGAGAAGCATTGAGAAACGATTCCGAGTTCCAGTTTATCTCTGCATGGGCATGGACAGGAGAGAACAATGAACCGGAATTAATTAAAGAACCGCTTGTATTTGAAGAGATACAACCAACCGTAAGAAGTTATAAATAA
- a CDS encoding IS1182 family transposase, whose translation MLSTSKVVFKDYTPKENLLFPPNLSELIDERHPVKIVSNIIDGLDIKSLIKTYKPGGTSCYHPKMLLKVLIYGYLSNIYSSRKMEQALKENIHFMWLSAMSRPDHNTLNRFRSERLKGEIKAIFTQIVLLLEKEGLVSLKTTFVDGTKIEANANRYTFVWGRAVKKHKERIAEQLEELWNYAETVAKDELENTESIDFKEVDSEKVTQTIEKINEVLKDKKVASKVRQKLNYAKKNWADNLEKYKKQQELLEDRNYYSKTDTDATFMRMKEDHMRNGQLKPAYNLQISTHRQFILHYSIHPNPTDTKTLATHLLGFEESYHKAPKELVADAGYGSEENYNLLKSKKIKAYVKYNYFRKDQKSGQITTSQNNPKLAKIREKVFKLLNTSKGIKLRKQRSHDVEPVFAELKHNKNFKRFMLRGKNKVEVEIGILAIAHNLKKMSKAA comes from the coding sequence GTGTTAAGTACGTCAAAAGTAGTCTTTAAAGATTACACCCCCAAAGAAAATCTGCTTTTTCCTCCCAATTTATCGGAGTTGATTGATGAGCGACATCCTGTGAAAATTGTTTCAAACATTATTGATGGCTTGGATATCAAAAGCTTAATTAAAACCTACAAACCTGGCGGAACATCTTGCTACCACCCGAAAATGCTTTTGAAAGTTTTGATTTATGGCTATTTAAGCAATATCTATTCAAGCCGCAAAATGGAGCAGGCCTTGAAAGAAAACATCCATTTTATGTGGCTCTCTGCAATGAGCCGTCCCGATCATAACACCTTAAACAGGTTCCGTAGTGAACGATTGAAAGGTGAGATTAAAGCTATTTTCACACAAATTGTTCTTCTTTTGGAAAAGGAAGGTTTGGTAAGTCTGAAAACCACTTTTGTAGATGGCACCAAGATAGAAGCCAATGCCAATCGCTATACTTTTGTTTGGGGAAGAGCTGTCAAAAAACACAAAGAAAGGATTGCAGAGCAATTAGAAGAGCTTTGGAACTATGCAGAAACAGTTGCCAAAGACGAGCTTGAAAATACAGAAAGTATTGATTTTAAAGAAGTAGATTCTGAAAAAGTAACTCAAACCATCGAAAAGATCAATGAAGTTTTGAAAGATAAAAAAGTAGCTTCAAAAGTTCGTCAGAAACTGAATTATGCTAAGAAAAACTGGGCAGATAATTTAGAGAAATATAAAAAACAGCAAGAATTATTAGAAGATAGAAATTACTATTCCAAAACCGATACAGACGCTACTTTTATGCGAATGAAGGAGGATCATATGCGAAACGGACAACTAAAACCCGCTTACAATCTACAAATTTCTACCCATAGACAATTCATTTTACATTATTCAATTCATCCCAACCCAACAGACACCAAAACATTAGCGACTCATTTACTGGGTTTTGAAGAAAGCTATCATAAAGCTCCCAAAGAGCTTGTTGCTGATGCTGGTTATGGCTCAGAAGAAAATTACAACTTGTTAAAATCTAAGAAAATAAAAGCTTATGTTAAATATAATTACTTCAGAAAAGATCAGAAATCGGGACAAATAACCACTTCACAAAACAATCCTAAATTGGCAAAAATCAGAGAAAAGGTTTTCAAACTTCTTAATACCAGCAAGGGCATAAAACTCAGAAAACAAAGATCCCATGATGTTGAACCTGTTTTTGCAGAGCTCAAACACAACAAAAATTTTAAACGATTCATGCTTCGGGGAAAAAATAAAGTCGAGGTAGAAATCGGCATACTCGCAATTGCCCACAATCTAAAGAAAATGTCAAAAGCAGCCTAA
- a CDS encoding thioredoxin family protein, translating to MKCSKIILVLTLMILQFGFAQEKSDVLLNKALTEAKKENKNALLVFHASWCQWCKLMEKNMNLPETKPLFDKSFVTVYLDVQERGEKKALENPGGQELMNKYKGENAGLPFWLVLNPKGEVLVDSFNAKGENLGSPATPEEVDFFLTKLEKTSRLNKAELQIIQKVFVKRKAQ from the coding sequence ATGAAATGTTCTAAAATAATACTGGTTCTTACTTTAATGATACTCCAATTTGGATTTGCCCAGGAAAAATCGGATGTTCTATTAAACAAAGCGCTTACTGAAGCTAAAAAAGAAAATAAAAATGCTCTTTTGGTTTTTCATGCTTCCTGGTGTCAATGGTGTAAGTTGATGGAGAAAAATATGAACCTTCCTGAAACAAAGCCGTTATTTGATAAGAGTTTTGTTACTGTTTATCTTGATGTTCAGGAAAGAGGAGAAAAGAAAGCACTTGAAAATCCTGGAGGCCAGGAATTGATGAATAAATACAAGGGAGAAAATGCAGGACTTCCTTTCTGGCTGGTATTAAACCCTAAAGGTGAAGTTCTTGTTGATTCTTTTAATGCAAAAGGTGAAAATCTGGGGTCGCCTGCAACTCCTGAAGAAGTAGATTTTTTTTTAACTAAATTGGAAAAGACTTCAAGGTTAAATAAAGCCGAGCTTCAAATTATTCAGAAAGTTTTTGTTAAGAGAAAAGCTCAATAA
- a CDS encoding nucleoid-associated protein: MFSKIIVHRVGNKINGESLTLSQEELQLDEGMAELLEDYFLGAFKTEETYQFYSDSYLVNNPIYSSVSEIFDDKAKFLWESENIAKHLFEAAENPRVQGGELFVVFFEDDREGDEKVDKIGIFKTEKRESFLKIFPQNETFELEKDQGIGLSKIDKAALIYNNHKESGYILSVVDNNKNGDMYYWFEDFLKVKQRDDEYFHTQEALMVYKDYITKQLPQEFEVSKADQADFLNKSINFFKEKEEFKMDEFASEVLGDEHVIESFVNFKTDYEQDMQINIAEEFPINEAAVKKTQRHFKSIIKLDKNFHIYIHGDRKMLEQGQDEKGKFYMLYFDKEV; the protein is encoded by the coding sequence ATGTTTTCAAAAATTATAGTACACAGAGTAGGTAATAAAATCAACGGGGAGTCTCTGACACTTTCCCAGGAGGAATTGCAATTGGATGAAGGAATGGCAGAATTGCTTGAAGATTATTTTCTAGGAGCTTTTAAAACCGAAGAAACCTATCAGTTTTACAGTGATTCCTATTTGGTAAATAATCCTATTTACAGTTCTGTATCAGAAATTTTTGATGATAAGGCAAAATTCCTTTGGGAGTCTGAGAATATTGCGAAACATCTTTTTGAAGCAGCTGAAAACCCAAGAGTTCAAGGAGGAGAATTATTTGTTGTTTTCTTTGAAGATGACAGGGAAGGGGACGAGAAAGTAGATAAAATAGGTATTTTCAAAACAGAGAAAAGAGAATCTTTTTTAAAAATATTTCCTCAGAACGAAACCTTCGAGCTGGAAAAAGATCAGGGAATTGGATTGTCGAAAATAGATAAGGCTGCATTGATCTATAATAACCATAAAGAAAGCGGATACATATTATCTGTTGTTGATAACAATAAGAATGGAGATATGTATTACTGGTTTGAAGATTTTTTAAAAGTAAAGCAACGTGATGATGAGTATTTCCATACTCAGGAAGCTCTAATGGTTTATAAAGACTATATCACCAAACAGCTTCCTCAGGAGTTTGAAGTTTCAAAGGCTGACCAGGCAGACTTTTTAAATAAATCGATCAACTTTTTCAAAGAAAAAGAGGAATTTAAAATGGATGAATTTGCAAGTGAAGTGTTGGGAGATGAGCATGTAATTGAAAGCTTTGTTAATTTTAAAACAGATTACGAACAGGATATGCAGATTAATATTGCTGAAGAATTTCCTATCAATGAAGCGGCAGTGAAAAAAACGCAAAGACATTTTAAAAGTATCATCAAATTAGATAAGAATTTCCACATCTATATTCATGGAGACCGAAAAATGCTGGAGCAGGGGCAGGATGAAAAGGGGAAGTTCTATATGCTGTATTTTGATAAAGAAGTGTAA
- a CDS encoding succinate dehydrogenase/fumarate reductase iron-sulfur subunit, with amino-acid sequence MDLHLKIWRQKDRKTEGKLVNYDLKGLNSHMSFLEMLDTLNEKLIIEGDEPVEFDHDCREGICGQCGMMINGLAHGPLENTTTCQLHLRSFKDGETIVIEPFRAEAFPIKRDLKVDRSAFDRIISSGGFVSVNTGQAPDATTIAVTHQVAEEAFDFAACIGCGACVATCKNASAALFTSAKITHMVLLPQGKEERKERVIKMVQQMDSELFGDCSNTEACEVECPQGISVLNIARMNYEYSRALFFRKK; translated from the coding sequence ATGGATTTACACCTTAAAATATGGAGACAGAAAGATCGTAAGACTGAAGGAAAGCTGGTAAATTATGATTTAAAAGGACTTAACTCCCATATGTCTTTCCTCGAAATGCTGGATACCCTAAATGAAAAACTGATTATCGAAGGAGATGAGCCTGTAGAATTTGATCACGATTGTCGTGAAGGCATCTGTGGACAGTGTGGAATGATGATCAATGGCTTAGCCCATGGTCCTCTGGAAAATACCACGACCTGCCAACTGCACCTGCGCTCTTTTAAGGATGGAGAAACTATTGTTATAGAACCTTTCCGTGCAGAGGCTTTTCCAATTAAAAGAGATTTAAAAGTAGATCGTTCGGCCTTTGACAGGATTATTTCTTCAGGAGGTTTTGTATCGGTAAATACCGGCCAGGCTCCTGATGCTACAACCATAGCAGTTACGCATCAAGTTGCCGAAGAAGCTTTCGATTTCGCAGCCTGCATCGGTTGTGGAGCATGCGTGGCAACCTGTAAAAATGCAAGCGCAGCTCTTTTCACCTCTGCCAAAATCACTCATATGGTATTACTTCCTCAAGGAAAAGAAGAAAGAAAAGAACGTGTTATTAAAATGGTACAACAGATGGACAGCGAACTATTTGGAGACTGCTCGAATACGGAAGCCTGTGAAGTTGAATGCCCACAAGGAATTTCAGTACTTAATATTGCGAGAATGAATTATGAATACAGCAGGGCTTTATTTTTCAGAAAGAAATAA
- a CDS encoding cupin domain-containing protein has protein sequence MNTNIHDYIVKTKQKEWQPLIENGIHYEGIFVKSLKFDPEKNRSTTILLKFEPGASYPYHNHPAGEELFIIEGDAFIAGADLNKGDYLYTPPNFKHSVKSEKGCVILFIIPEEVEIL, from the coding sequence ATGAACACAAACATTCACGATTATATCGTAAAAACAAAACAAAAAGAATGGCAACCTTTGATAGAAAATGGAATTCATTATGAAGGTATCTTTGTAAAATCTTTAAAATTTGATCCTGAGAAAAACAGATCTACAACTATTCTCTTAAAATTTGAACCGGGCGCGAGCTATCCTTACCATAACCACCCTGCCGGAGAAGAGCTTTTTATAATCGAAGGAGATGCTTTTATTGCCGGCGCCGATTTAAACAAAGGAGATTATCTGTATACTCCACCCAACTTTAAACATTCCGTAAAATCTGAGAAAGGCTGTGTCATCCTTTTCATTATCCCTGAAGAAGTGGAAATCCTTTAA
- a CDS encoding DUF7674 family protein, producing MNYLQAVQEITEVIPDIQNDLNENKTQTPYSVIQTFTDHIRRMIRQNERTLLFKSLKKMGKIYKNGDLLLKNAVENTFIYSLDNVTTFCNEEYRKAIFNHISKDLQKLYSKQIYTHGL from the coding sequence ATGAATTATTTACAAGCTGTTCAGGAAATTACAGAAGTGATTCCCGATATACAAAATGATTTAAACGAAAACAAGACACAGACTCCTTATAGTGTCATCCAGACTTTTACTGATCATATCAGAAGAATGATCCGCCAAAATGAAAGAACTCTTTTATTTAAAAGTTTAAAAAAAATGGGAAAGATCTATAAAAACGGAGATTTATTGCTTAAAAATGCAGTGGAGAATACATTTATCTATTCATTGGATAATGTGACTACTTTCTGTAATGAAGAATATAGGAAAGCTATTTTCAACCATATCTCCAAGGATTTACAAAAGCTGTATTCAAAACAAATTTATACTCACGGGCTATAA
- a CDS encoding helix-turn-helix domain-containing protein: protein MIEIKKYSNQTGYPKPARVVKYTLFWCENGSAEVLIDEKIFTLKTSQIVTITSGQFHQLLSVDGELTALEFTLDFFSKSDSDIELIFHNGLFCHFGMNELITIYQPTLITEMLNMIDKETLEKPYQYLISTHSLIELVLVEINRSKIANGDEIWKPDALFLKFLESVRIHFSENYPVSRFAHILGTTEAKLNEISKQHTNKTAQNVIYSLTISEAKRLLLYEKLSVKEIAYQLGFNDPFYFSNFFKKHTSLSPKEYQKNVKT from the coding sequence ATGATTGAAATAAAAAAATATTCAAATCAAACAGGATATCCAAAGCCAGCAAGAGTGGTTAAATATACCTTATTCTGGTGTGAAAACGGAAGCGCTGAAGTTTTGATTGACGAAAAAATATTTACCTTAAAAACCAGTCAGATCGTTACCATTACCTCAGGACAGTTTCATCAACTATTATCGGTTGATGGTGAGCTAACTGCTCTTGAGTTCACCCTTGATTTTTTCAGTAAAAGCGACAGCGATATTGAACTGATCTTTCACAACGGATTATTCTGTCATTTCGGAATGAATGAACTGATCACCATTTATCAACCAACCTTGATTACAGAAATGCTCAACATGATTGACAAAGAAACTCTCGAAAAACCTTACCAATACCTAATCTCTACTCATTCCCTTATCGAGTTGGTACTCGTAGAAATCAACCGGAGTAAAATTGCCAATGGAGATGAAATATGGAAACCTGATGCTTTATTTCTAAAATTCCTGGAAAGCGTCCGTATTCATTTCTCTGAAAACTACCCGGTTTCCCGGTTCGCCCATATACTAGGAACTACAGAAGCTAAATTAAACGAAATTTCAAAACAACACACCAATAAAACAGCACAGAACGTCATCTATAGTCTCACGATTTCCGAAGCTAAGAGATTATTATTATACGAAAAACTTTCTGTAAAAGAAATCGCTTACCAGCTGGGGTTTAACGATCCTTTCTACTTCTCCAACTTTTTTAAAAAACATACATCGTTATCCCCAAAAGAATATCAGAAAAATGTAAAAACCTGA